A genomic window from Candidatus Kouleothrix ribensis includes:
- a CDS encoding methylenetetrahydrofolate reductase — MPAYSMLQRRLDAGQVVVTGELAPPKGAARATLERMALALRGHVDALNLTDNQRGIGRMSALGAGILVRQLGIETIVQMTCQHRNRIALQADVLSGAACGISNFLCMTGDHPKIGDHPDAKNVLDLNSFQLIRALRTMRDDGTFQSGTPLSDSPRFLIGGVANPNIERVARLEKKIQSGAEFIQTQIIFDIERFREWMADARAAGLHQQAHILAGVMVIRSAQSATFLRDHLPGSRVPDWVVERMARTGDAEREGVRIAAELTNEMLAIEGVRGIHIMSVGWTKAIPWVIEAAGLLPRPPAPPDPYP, encoded by the coding sequence ATGCCAGCATATAGCATGCTTCAGCGGCGCCTCGATGCGGGCCAGGTTGTCGTCACCGGCGAGCTGGCTCCGCCCAAGGGTGCCGCGCGCGCCACGCTCGAGCGCATGGCGCTGGCGCTGCGCGGTCATGTTGATGCGCTCAACCTGACTGATAATCAGCGCGGGATTGGCCGCATGTCGGCGCTTGGGGCAGGCATTCTGGTGCGGCAGCTCGGCATCGAGACGATCGTGCAGATGACCTGCCAGCACCGCAATCGCATCGCCCTGCAGGCCGACGTGCTCAGCGGCGCGGCCTGTGGGATCAGCAACTTCCTGTGTATGACCGGCGATCACCCTAAGATCGGCGATCACCCCGATGCCAAGAATGTGCTCGACCTGAACTCGTTCCAGCTCATCCGCGCGCTCCGCACCATGCGCGACGACGGCACCTTCCAGTCGGGCACGCCACTGTCCGACTCGCCGCGCTTCCTGATCGGCGGCGTGGCCAACCCAAATATCGAGCGGGTCGCCCGGCTCGAGAAGAAGATCCAGAGCGGTGCCGAGTTCATCCAGACGCAGATCATCTTCGACATCGAGCGTTTCCGCGAGTGGATGGCCGACGCGCGCGCGGCCGGGCTGCACCAGCAGGCCCACATCCTGGCCGGCGTGATGGTCATCCGCTCGGCGCAGTCGGCCACCTTCCTGCGCGATCACCTGCCCGGCTCGCGCGTGCCCGATTGGGTCGTCGAGCGCATGGCCCGCACCGGCGACGCCGAGCGCGAGGGTGTGCGCATCGCCGCCGAGCTGACCAACGAGATGCTGGCGATCGAGGGCGTACGCGGCATCCATATTATGTCGGTCGGCTGGACCAAGGCCATCCCCTGGGTGATCGAGGCGGCCGGCCTGCTGCCGCGGCCGCCTGCACCGCCCGATCCGTACCCGTAG